Part of the Paenibacillus aurantius genome, TCATAAAGAGACAGACCTGTCTCCCCCATTGTATGAAATTCTCTCGCCTCCTGTCAATCGAGCGAGTAATGAGAAAGGGGAACATTCTATGTCCAATTCACTTTCGGACGCTTCCGCCCAGTTGGTGCGGACTCGCGTCCCCGTCTCCAAAGGAGACGAACGCAGATCGCGTCTGATGCTGCCGGCTCTGCTTTTGCCTGTATTTATGGCAGTGTCGAACGTGTTTATCGTGAACGTAGCCACGCCTTCGATCCAGAAAGGGCTCGGAGCCAGCTTCGCCGATGTACAATTCCTGCTTACCGGGTATACTCTGACGTTCGCCGTGCTGTTGATTATCGGTGCCCGGCTGGGCGATCGGTTTGGACGCCGGAAAATGCTGTTCATTGGAGTGGCCTTATTCACGATCGCTTCTCTGTTATGCGGCCTGTCTGCCCAAGTCCCTATGCTCATTGCGTCGCGCGTCTTGCAGGGCGTCGGCGCCGCTCTGTTTATGCCGCAGGTTTTATCCCTCATTCAAGCCAATTATACTCCGGAACGTCGAGGTGCGATCTTCGGCATGTATGGAGCGACCCAGGGAATCGCGGCGACGGCCGGGCAGATAATCGGCGGGATGCTGCTCCGCATGAATCTGTGGGATCTGGATTGGAGGGCGGTGTTCCTGATCAGTGTCCTGGTCGGGGCTTTAATCCTAACCCTGATCCCGTTTATTCCGGAATCCGGCTCGCCGGATCGTGCCGGACAGGATTGGATGGGAGCCGCACTCGCCGCTGCCGGCTTGTTGATGCTCGTCTATCCGCTCGTGCAGGGACAGCGTGAAGGATGGCCCGCCGGTCTCGTCGTCAGCTTGCTCTTGTCGGCCCCTGTGTTGGTTTTGTTCGCCTGGTACGAACGGCGACTGCTGCGCCGCGGCCAGCTCCCCTTTATGAATGTCGATCTCTTTAGACATAAGGTGTTTACGTCCGGCATTCTCATCGTGCTGCTGTTGATGTCGTCGCAGGGCGCCTTCTTCCTTGTCGCCGCCTACATGCTTCAGCTTGGACTTCATTTCTCGGCTCTGCAGGCAGGTCTTGTAATCGGGTCAATGGGAATGGGCTATTTCCTCGCATCGCTGTTCTCTTCCCGAGTCGCTGCGAAGCTTGGAGCCCACGTGCTGACCTTCGGTTCCATCTTGACGACAGCCGGTTACCTGCTGCTTAGCTGGGCGGTCCGAACGACCGGAGTTTCATCCGATATCGGCGTGTGGTTCCCGGCTCTAGCTGCGCTCGGCATCGGTCAAGGCTTCGTCGCCGCGCCACTGACTAATATCGTTTTGGCGAAAATCCGCACAACGGACATCGGCTCCGCATCCGGTGTCATGACAACCAGCATACAGATCGCCTCTACGGTCGGAATCGCCCTGATCGGCATCGTTTGGCTTAGCGCTCTAGAAGCCCGCACCGGTTCGGTCTCCGCCTATCCCGACGCGTTTACCATTTCTCTATATGTGCTTGCCGCCGCCAGTGCGCTCATCCTGCCGCTCGCCTTGATGCTGGCGGGGCGAAACGGAGCCCGTTGATCTTGAAAGAGAATCTTATTAAGAAGATCAAGGAATTCACCCCAGCCTGGTTACAAGCCAAAGAAGTGAACGAATATATCCCGTAATGAAAAATCGCCTGACACCGCTAATTCGCAATGGGCGGTGCAGGCGATCT contains:
- a CDS encoding MFS transporter translates to MSNSLSDASAQLVRTRVPVSKGDERRSRLMLPALLLPVFMAVSNVFIVNVATPSIQKGLGASFADVQFLLTGYTLTFAVLLIIGARLGDRFGRRKMLFIGVALFTIASLLCGLSAQVPMLIASRVLQGVGAALFMPQVLSLIQANYTPERRGAIFGMYGATQGIAATAGQIIGGMLLRMNLWDLDWRAVFLISVLVGALILTLIPFIPESGSPDRAGQDWMGAALAAAGLLMLVYPLVQGQREGWPAGLVVSLLLSAPVLVLFAWYERRLLRRGQLPFMNVDLFRHKVFTSGILIVLLLMSSQGAFFLVAAYMLQLGLHFSALQAGLVIGSMGMGYFLASLFSSRVAAKLGAHVLTFGSILTTAGYLLLSWAVRTTGVSSDIGVWFPALAALGIGQGFVAAPLTNIVLAKIRTTDIGSASGVMTTSIQIASTVGIALIGIVWLSALEARTGSVSAYPDAFTISLYVLAAASALILPLALMLAGRNGAR